The following coding sequences lie in one Arachis ipaensis cultivar K30076 chromosome B03, Araip1.1, whole genome shotgun sequence genomic window:
- the LOC107631577 gene encoding polygalacturonase inhibitor 2 — protein MASTSTISMFLLPIVLLIWVSPAVLSEKCSPHEKKILLQVKQEFGNPSMLSSWNASTDCCTSAWEGIECTTEKPYRVSQIELHGLDLPGPVDLPPSLFNLVDLDELLIFEMPNLKGQIPPQISNLKKLTVLYLFSTNVSGPIPESLAQIKTLTNINLAGNNLSGPLPHLLPSLPSIRVIFADENRISGPIPESYGSFASKSLVTLTLSHNMLSGKIPAALKGLDAELLDLSWNKLEGDGSVLFGAEKKTEEITLAGNMLSFDIGKVEFGRNITRLNLKHNRIYGKLPEQLTQLKQLTRFNVSYNQLCGPIPQGGRLQGYFAIDASSFAHNKCLCGSPLPPCK, from the coding sequence ATGGCAAGCACCAGTACCATCTCCATGTTCCTTCTTCCCATAGTTCTATTGATATGGGTGTCTCCTGCAGTACTCTCAGAGAAGTGCAGCCCACACGAGAAAAAAATCCTCCTCCAAGTGAAGCAAGAATTCGGCAACCCATCCATGCTCTCTTCCTGGAACGCTTCCACCGACTGCTGCACCAGCGCCTGGGAAGGCATCGAATGCACCACCGAGAAGCCTTACCGTGTTAGCCAAATAGAGCTACATGGGCTGGACCTCCCCGGCCCAGTTGACCTCCCTCCCTCCCTATTTAACCTCGTTGATCTTGATGagctcttaatttttgaaatgcCCAACCTAAAAGGCCAAATTCCTCCCCAGATCTCAAATCTCAAAAAACTTACAGTCCTTTACTTATTCAGCACCAATGTCTCAGGCCCAATACCAGAATCTCTAGCCCAAATCAAGACCCTCACGAACATTAACCTCGCCGGCAACAATCTCTCCGGCCCACTCCCTCATCTCCTCCCCTCACTACCCAGCATCAGGGTGATCTTCGCCGACGAAAACCGCATCTCTGgcccaatccctgaatcctacggTTCCTTCGCGTCCAAGAGCCTTGTGACGCTGACTCTCTCTCACAACATGCTTTCTGGGAAGATTCCGGCGGCGTTGAAGGGGCTGGACGCGGAGCTTCTGGATCTTTCTTGGAACAAGCTCGAGGGAGATGGTTCGGTGCTGTTTGGGGCGGAGAAAAAGACGGAGGAGATAACCCTTGCTGGAAACATGCTGTCGTTCGATATCGGGAAAGTGGAGTTTGGTAGGAACATAACGAGGTTGAACCTGAAGCACAATCGCATTTACGGGAAGCTCCCGGAGCAACTGACGCAGCTGAAGCAGCTAACCAGGTTTAATGTTAGCTATAATCAATTGTGTGGACCTATTCCCCAAGGCGGAAGGTTGCAGGGTTACTTCGCCATTGATGCTTCTTCGTTTGCACATAACAAGTGTTTGTGTGGGTCCCCCCTCCCTCCATGCAAGTGA
- the LOC107631576 gene encoding polygalacturonase inhibitor 1-like produces the protein MIKHKQIKTMATTNISMFLLPIVLLLIWVSPAALSEKCSPHEKKALLQIKQELGNPSKLSSWNASTDCCSWDTVQVGCSNTKPYHVSQLELYGLDLPGPVNIPPSIFNLLDLEELSLFEMPNLTGPIPSQITNLKKLSILYIFSTSVSGPIPESLAQIKTLWSINLAGNNLSGTLPPSLPSLPTINVIFLDSNRISGPIPDSYGSFTSKKLVTLTLSHNLLSGKIPASLKGLDVYFLDLSWNRLEGDGSVLFGAEKSTEDIRLAGNLFSFDIGKVEFGRNISRLNLKHNRIYGKLPEGLTKLQHLTRLNVSYNQLCGPIPQGGRLQGYFPIDASSFASNKCLCGPPLPPCK, from the coding sequence ATGATCAAGCACAAACAAATTAAAACAATGGCAACCACCAATATCTCCATGTTCCTTCTTCCCATAGTCCTGCTTCTCATATGGGTGTCTCCTGCAGCACTCTCAGAGAAGTGCAGCCCACATGAGAAGAAAGCCCTCCTCCAAATAAAGCAAGAACTGGGCAACCCAAGCAAGCTCTCATCCTGGAACGCATCCACCGACTGCTGCTCTTGGGACACAGTACAAGTAGGATGCTCCAACACCAAACCTTACCATGTCAGTCAACTAGAGCTCTATGGGCTGGACCTCCCCGGCCCAGTTAACATCCCTCCTTCCATATTCAACCTTCTTGATCTTGAGGAACTCTCCCTATTTGAAATGCCCAACCTAACAGGCCCAATACCTTCCCAGATCACAAACCTAAAAAAGCTTAGCATCCTCTACATATTCAGCACCAGCGTCTCAGGCCCGATACCAGAGTCCCTGGCCCAAATCAAGACTCTCTGGTCCATTAACCTCGCCGGCAACAACCTCTCCGGCACACTCCCTCCCTCTCTCCCCTCACTACCAACCATCAACGTGATCTTTCTCGATAGTAACAGGATCTCCGGCCCAATCCCAGACTCGTATGGTTCTTTCACGTCAAAGAAACTGGTGACGCTGACTCTGTCTCACAACTTGCTATCGGGGAAGATTCCGGCGTCGCTGAAGGGGCTGGACGTGTATTTTCTGGATCTGTCATGGAACAGGCTTGAAGGCGATGGGTCGGTGCTGTTCGGGGCGGAGAAATCTACCGAAGACATAAGGCTTGCTGGAAATTTGTTTTCGTTTGATATCGGGAAAGTGGAGTTTGGTAGGAACATATCGAGGCTGAATCTGAAGCACAATCGCATTTACGGGAAGCTCCCTGAGGGACTGACGAAGCTGCAGCATTTAACGAGATTGAATGTGAGCTATAATCAACTGTGTGGACCCATTCCGCAAGGGGGCAGGCTGCAAGGCTACTTCCCTATTGATGCGTCTTCCTTCGCAAGTAACAAGTGCTTGTGTGGGCCACCCCTCCCTCCATGCAAGTGA
- the LOC107634727 gene encoding polygalacturonase inhibitor 2-like has translation MASSSTTSITIFILPIFLLTCLSPIVLSEKCSPHEKKALLQIKQELGNPSMLSSWNASTDCCSWNGIQVECSNTKPYHVSQLELYGLDLPAPVNIPPSIFNLLDLEQLFLFKMPNLTGPIPSQITNLKKLSILYIFSTNVSGPIPDSLAQIKTLWSVNLSGNNLSGKLPPSLPSLPTISVIFFKGNRISGPIPDSYGSFVSKNLSSLTLSHNMLSGKIPASLRGLDVSFLDLSWNKLEGDGSVLFGAEKSTAEITLAGNYLSFDIGKVEFGRNISRLNLKHNRIYGKLPEGLTKLPHLTRLNVSYNQLCGPIPQGGRLQGYFPIDASSFANNKCLCGPPLSPCK, from the coding sequence ATGGCAAGCAGCAGCACCACATCCATCACTATATTTATTCTTCCCATATTCCTATTGACATGTCTTTCTCCTATAGTACTCTCAGAGAAGTGCAGCCCACACGAGAAGAAAGCGCTCCTCCAGATTAAGCAAGAACTGGGCAACCCAAGTATGCTCTCCTCTTGGAACGCATCCACCGACTGCTGCTCCTGGAACGGGATACAAGTAGAATGCTCCAACACCAAACCTTACCATGTCAGCCAACTAGAGCTCTATGGGCTGGACCTCCCCGCCCCAGTTAACATCCCTCCCTCCATATTCAACCTTCTTGATCTTGAACAACTCTTCTTATTTAAAATGCCCAACCTAACAGGCCCAATACCATCCCAGATCACAAATCTCAAAAAGCTTAGCATCCTCTACATATTCAGCACCAACGTCTCAGGCCCAATACCCGACTCCCTGGCCCAAATTAAGACCCTCTGGTCCGTTAACCTTTCCGGCAATAACCTCTCGGGAAAACTCCCTCCTTCTCTCCCCTCACTACCAACTATTAGCGTCATCTTTTTCAAAGGTAACAGGATCTCCGGCCCAATTCCCGACTCGTACGGTTCCTTCGTGTCGAAAAACCTGTCGTCGCTGACTCTGTCTCACAACATGTTGTCCGGGAAGATTCCAGCGTCGTTGCGGGGGCTGGACGTGAGTTTTCTGGATCTGTCATGGAATAAGCTTGAAGGCGATGGGTCGGTGCTGTTTGGGGCGGAAAAATCGACGGCGGAGATAACCCTTGCTGGGAACTACTTGTCGTTTGATATCGGGAAGGTAGAGTTTGGTAGGAACATATCGAGGCTGAATCTGAAACACAATCGCATATACGGTAAGCTCCCAGAGGGGCTGACGAAGCTGCCGCATTTGACGAGATTGAATGTGAGCTATAATCAACTGTGTGGACCTATTCCGCAAGGGGGCAGGTTGCAAGGGTACTTCCCCATTGATGCATCTTCCTTCGCAAATAACAAGTGTTTGTGTGGGCCACCCCTCTCTCCGTGCAAGTGA